The Chloroflexota bacterium genome window below encodes:
- a CDS encoding DMT family transporter gives MHAPSTRPDLMTVLALVGATAGWGVGSTATRLAVAELPPLTLTCLRFGSGALLLLALLWWRGQTHGLPARRAWGALLILGLLGVTLFGALMTVGLQWTGAAEGTLIQGLSPLFTLAFASIFAGERARRNQVFGALLAFSGLATILLNELAAWSAGGQRLFGDVILIGSSLCWAGYNVAVRMTADRVNLGESSAYALLIGTALLTPFALLEPPRTPLLQMSAWGWIGLLYLMVVSTCLAYIWWNAGIRKIGAGRAAMFSFIAPVAAMVSAIPVLGEWPGPSQLVGGGLILAGLYLANRR, from the coding sequence GTGCACGCTCCGTCGACACGGCCCGATCTGATGACGGTGCTCGCGCTGGTCGGCGCGACCGCCGGCTGGGGCGTCGGCTCGACGGCGACCCGTCTCGCCGTGGCCGAGCTGCCGCCACTGACGCTGACCTGCCTGCGGTTCGGCTCGGGGGCGCTGCTGCTGCTCGCGCTGCTGTGGTGGCGCGGGCAGACGCACGGACTGCCGGCCCGGCGCGCCTGGGGAGCGTTGCTGATCCTGGGCCTGCTGGGCGTGACGCTCTTCGGCGCGCTGATGACCGTGGGCCTCCAGTGGACCGGCGCGGCCGAGGGGACGCTGATCCAGGGCCTCAGCCCGCTGTTCACGCTGGCGTTCGCGTCGATCTTCGCGGGCGAGCGCGCGCGCCGCAACCAGGTGTTCGGGGCGTTGCTGGCGTTTTCGGGGCTGGCGACGATCCTCCTCAACGAGTTGGCGGCCTGGAGCGCCGGCGGTCAGCGACTGTTCGGGGATGTCATCCTGATCGGCTCGTCGCTCTGCTGGGCCGGCTACAACGTGGCCGTGCGGATGACGGCCGATCGGGTCAACCTGGGCGAGTCGAGCGCCTACGCGCTGCTGATCGGAACGGCCCTGCTGACGCCGTTTGCGCTGCTGGAGCCGCCGCGCACGCCGCTGCTCCAGATGTCGGCCTGGGGCTGGATCGGGCTGCTCTACCTGATGGTGGTATCGACCTGTCTGGCGTACATCTGGTGGAACGCTGGCATCCGGAAGATCGGCGCGGGGCGGGCGGCGATGTTCAGCTTCATTGCGCCGGTGGCCGCGATGGTCTCGGCCATTCCCGTGCTGGGCGAGTGGCCAGGGCCGTCGCAGCTGGTGGGCGGCGGCCTGATCCTGGCGGGACTGTACCTTGCCAATCGGCGGTAG
- a CDS encoding 16S rRNA (uracil(1498)-N(3))-methyltransferase: protein MTRGFHRFFVQPDALHDARPGVDVVLTGSQAHQISRVLRLKSGQQVVLLAGDGQEHLVRLTEVRSSTVVGTVESVRAGRPEPRLTLTLYQALVPRERFETVLQKGSEVGVARFVPTWCERSIVPRGEAVDDKRLERWRRVVTEAAEQCERSTVPEVGRPAKLADALAEAAAHGPVVVAWERESERGLREVLRNGKVSMALFVGPEGGFSGSEIELARRLGALTVSLGPRILRTETAGPILAALALYEAGDLEPPPGDTPAVDAAPMENVP, encoded by the coding sequence ATGACGCGCGGCTTCCACCGGTTCTTCGTCCAGCCAGACGCCCTGCACGACGCCCGGCCTGGGGTCGATGTCGTGCTGACCGGTTCGCAGGCCCACCAGATCAGCCGCGTGCTCCGCCTGAAGTCTGGGCAGCAGGTCGTGCTGCTGGCAGGTGACGGCCAGGAGCACCTCGTGCGGCTGACCGAGGTCCGCTCCTCAACGGTGGTCGGCACGGTCGAATCGGTGCGGGCTGGCCGCCCCGAGCCGCGCCTGACGCTCACGCTCTACCAGGCGCTGGTCCCGCGCGAGCGCTTCGAGACGGTCCTCCAGAAGGGCAGTGAGGTCGGGGTTGCGCGCTTCGTGCCCACCTGGTGTGAGCGGAGCATCGTGCCGCGCGGCGAGGCCGTGGACGACAAGCGGCTGGAGCGCTGGCGGCGCGTCGTGACCGAGGCCGCCGAACAGTGCGAGCGCAGCACCGTGCCCGAGGTTGGCCGGCCTGCGAAACTCGCCGACGCGCTGGCAGAGGCGGCAGCACACGGTCCGGTGGTCGTGGCCTGGGAGCGCGAGTCCGAGCGAGGGCTGCGCGAGGTGCTGCGAAACGGGAAGGTCAGCATGGCACTCTTCGTCGGGCCGGAGGGCGGCTTCTCAGGCAGTGAGATCGAGCTGGCACGCCGTCTCGGCGCGCTGACCGTCTCGCTCGGGCCGCGCATCCTCCGCACCGAGACGGCCGGCCCGATCCTCGCCGCCCTGGCCCTCTACGAGGCTGGCGACCTCGAACCGCCGCCCGGCGATACACCAGCGGTCGATGCTGCTCCAATGGAGAATGTGCCATGA
- a CDS encoding sigma-70 family RNA polymerase sigma factor has translation MAESRALEAAQRGDPHAFNELVLLHQTTVFNVALRTIGHPEDAADAAQETFVAAYRALGDFRGGSFKAWLLRITVNTCYDLLRRRQRRPSTSLDVIVEESGDNPIFADRQVSPERAALGSETVSMVEQGLRLLPDDQRTIVVLCDVQGLSYEEAAEIEGIALGTVKSRLSRARARLREFLTERGELPSELERHDQ, from the coding sequence ATTGCCGAGTCGCGAGCGCTGGAGGCCGCGCAACGCGGCGATCCCCACGCCTTCAACGAGCTTGTGCTGCTGCACCAGACGACGGTCTTCAACGTCGCGCTGCGGACCATCGGCCACCCCGAAGACGCCGCCGATGCCGCCCAGGAGACGTTCGTCGCGGCCTACCGCGCCCTGGGCGACTTCCGGGGCGGCTCCTTCAAGGCGTGGCTGCTGCGCATCACGGTCAACACTTGCTACGACTTGTTGCGGCGTCGGCAGCGGCGGCCCTCCACCTCGCTCGACGTGATCGTCGAGGAGAGCGGCGACAACCCGATCTTCGCCGACCGCCAGGTCAGCCCGGAGCGGGCGGCCCTCGGATCGGAGACGGTCAGCATGGTGGAGCAGGGGCTGCGGCTGCTGCCCGACGATCAGCGAACCATCGTCGTGCTGTGCGACGTCCAGGGGCTGAGCTACGAGGAGGCCGCCGAGATCGAAGGCATCGCGCTGGGGACGGTCAAGTCACGGCTGAGCCGCGCCCGCGCCCGCCTTCGCGAATTCCTGACCGAACGCGGGGAACTTCCGAGCGAGCTTGAGCGTCATGATCAGTAA
- the hrcA gene encoding heat-inducible transcription repressor HrcA, whose amino-acid sequence MEITTRRRRMLKHVVEEYVRSATPVSSEVIVRRYEPSVSSATVRNELSQLEELGLISHPHTSAGRVPTDVGYRFFVEHLMEHEGPPAGEQRMIRHQFHQVEPDVDRWAHLASSVLANAVQSAAVVTPLTSARARVRRVALVWVQDTVALVTVLLHSGGVRQQVLHLEQACDRDALDRVGNYLTALLDDKASDEVSLLAATLDAPDRQVERQAAVAVARILEHADELAFEDVYYEGLGHILSQPEFTYSQKAVPLVQVLERSQMLGQLLSQALHGSGVQVIIGTEHPLEEMRETSAVLARYGAGTDVQGVLCVLGPTRMAYWRAVAMVGFIGDLLDLLVSDAISNGDKPTGRTASAADAATRPTDPDNGPDHRN is encoded by the coding sequence GTGGAGATCACGACCCGACGGCGGCGCATGCTCAAGCACGTGGTCGAGGAGTACGTCCGGTCGGCCACGCCGGTCTCGTCCGAGGTCATCGTGCGGCGCTATGAGCCGTCCGTCAGCTCGGCCACCGTCCGCAATGAGCTGTCGCAGCTCGAAGAGCTCGGGCTGATCTCCCATCCGCACACCTCGGCGGGCCGCGTCCCGACCGACGTGGGGTACCGCTTCTTCGTCGAGCACCTGATGGAGCACGAGGGGCCGCCGGCCGGCGAGCAGCGGATGATCCGCCACCAGTTCCACCAGGTCGAGCCGGACGTGGACCGCTGGGCGCATCTGGCATCCTCGGTCCTGGCGAACGCCGTGCAGTCGGCCGCCGTGGTCACGCCATTGACCTCCGCCCGGGCGCGGGTGCGCCGGGTGGCGCTGGTCTGGGTCCAGGACACCGTGGCGCTGGTGACGGTGCTGCTCCATTCCGGCGGCGTACGCCAGCAGGTGCTGCACCTGGAGCAGGCCTGCGACCGCGACGCCCTGGACCGGGTCGGCAACTATCTGACGGCCCTGCTCGACGACAAGGCTTCTGACGAGGTGAGCTTGCTCGCGGCGACCCTGGATGCGCCGGATCGGCAGGTCGAGCGGCAGGCTGCCGTGGCCGTCGCCCGCATCCTGGAGCACGCCGACGAGCTGGCGTTCGAGGACGTGTACTACGAGGGCCTCGGCCACATCCTCAGCCAGCCCGAGTTCACCTACAGCCAGAAAGCTGTCCCGCTGGTGCAGGTGCTGGAGCGCAGCCAGATGCTCGGGCAGCTGCTGTCGCAGGCGCTGCACGGCAGCGGTGTGCAGGTCATCATCGGCACCGAGCATCCGCTGGAAGAGATGCGCGAGACGAGCGCCGTGCTGGCCCGCTACGGCGCAGGCACGGACGTGCAGGGTGTGCTGTGCGTGCTCGGGCCGACTCGTATGGCGTACTGGCGGGCCGTGGCAATGGTCGGCTTCATCGGCGACCTGCTGGACCTGCTGGTCTCGGACGCCATCTCCAACGGCGACAAGCCGACCGGACGCACGGCCTCCGCAGCCGACGCCGCGACACGACCAACCGACCCGGACAACGGGCCGGATCACAGGAACTAG
- a CDS encoding DUF892 family protein, with protein MADDKSLSTIQTYASDMYSLEAHIEQAIDAQVEKVKDHPKAAMAVRRFHGTVRNQRDAMKAHLDSIGGSSTGTLKGAVTNLFGMAAGVIDKVRPEAASKILRDDYTAFNLAAMGYHMLYGTALMLNDQKTAALAERHHRAYTDMVQDINQIILTVVAEELRQDGLKLNEKAMDSATETMNQDWRSTAPTGSTTGATTRGSLD; from the coding sequence ATGGCCGACGATAAGAGCCTTTCCACGATTCAGACCTACGCCAGCGACATGTACTCGCTGGAGGCGCATATCGAGCAGGCAATCGATGCCCAGGTTGAAAAGGTCAAGGATCACCCCAAGGCGGCGATGGCGGTCCGCCGGTTTCATGGCACGGTCCGCAACCAGCGCGATGCCATGAAGGCGCACCTCGACAGCATCGGCGGCAGCAGCACCGGCACGCTGAAGGGCGCTGTGACCAACCTCTTCGGGATGGCGGCCGGCGTCATCGACAAGGTTCGCCCGGAGGCCGCCTCCAAGATCCTGCGCGACGACTACACGGCCTTCAACCTGGCGGCGATGGGCTACCACATGCTGTACGGGACGGCCTTGATGCTGAACGACCAGAAGACGGCGGCCCTGGCCGAGCGGCACCACCGCGCCTACACCGACATGGTGCAGGACATCAATCAGATCATCCTGACGGTCGTGGCCGAGGAGCTTCGTCAGGATGGGCTGAAGCTGAACGAGAAGGCGATGGACAGCGCCACCGAGACGATGAATCAGGACTGGCGGTCCACCGCGCCGACCGGTTCGACCACGGGAGCCACGACGCGCGGCTCGCTGGACTAG
- a CDS encoding histidine triad nucleotide-binding protein: MPDCIFCGIVAGTIPSKMVYQDDRITAFWDIDPKMPVHLLMIPNTHVGSVNELEERHEGDIGYLLRAAQAVAKEAGVGESGFRLVINTGPDAQMSVGHLHVHVFGGRPMTWPPG; this comes from the coding sequence ATGCCCGACTGCATCTTCTGCGGCATTGTCGCCGGGACCATCCCATCGAAGATGGTCTACCAGGACGACAGGATCACGGCATTCTGGGACATCGACCCGAAGATGCCGGTCCATCTCCTGATGATCCCGAACACCCACGTCGGCTCGGTCAACGAGCTGGAGGAGCGACACGAAGGCGACATCGGCTACCTGCTGCGAGCAGCACAGGCGGTGGCGAAGGAGGCCGGCGTTGGCGAGAGCGGCTTTCGGCTGGTGATCAACACCGGGCCGGACGCGCAGATGTCCGTCGGTCACCTGCACGTGCACGTCTTCGGCGGCCGACCGATGACGTGGCCGCCGGGGTGA
- the dnaJ gene encoding molecular chaperone DnaJ, translating into MATTKRDYYEVLGVGRSASEDEIRKAYRRLALQFHPDRNKDAGAAEQFKEVKEAYETLADAEKRQLYDRFGHAAAERGFNGNGFSGFAGFGIEDIFESFFGANAGTAGGRRNRVQRGADLRTDVTLTLEEAVFGVERDITFPKHETCARCDGRKIEPGKQPVTCTRCNGTGELRRSHQSIFGQMVNVSMCDRCRGEGNIIQDPCVECRGQGVVRATRTLRVSIPAGIDDNSQIRLAGEGEPGPAGGPAGNLYLLIHVQPHRYFHRQGNELLVELPINVAQAALGDELEIESLDGPVPIKVPAGTQNGRTIRVRGKGVPYLREQTRGDLLVRLKVSIPTELSAQQRDLFKKLAETFDSKVTPQENKGFFDKVKDLLG; encoded by the coding sequence ATGGCCACCACCAAGCGTGACTACTACGAAGTGCTCGGCGTTGGCCGGAGCGCATCCGAGGACGAGATCCGCAAGGCGTACCGGCGGCTCGCCCTCCAGTTCCACCCGGACCGCAACAAGGACGCCGGGGCAGCCGAGCAGTTCAAGGAAGTCAAGGAAGCGTACGAGACGCTCGCGGATGCCGAGAAGCGTCAGTTGTACGACCGCTTCGGGCATGCGGCCGCCGAGCGCGGCTTCAACGGCAACGGCTTCAGCGGCTTCGCGGGCTTCGGCATCGAGGACATCTTCGAGAGCTTCTTCGGGGCGAACGCGGGCACGGCCGGCGGGCGGCGCAATCGGGTGCAGCGCGGTGCGGATCTTCGCACGGACGTCACGCTGACCCTGGAAGAGGCCGTCTTCGGCGTCGAGCGCGACATCACCTTCCCCAAGCACGAGACCTGCGCTCGCTGCGACGGGAGGAAGATCGAGCCTGGCAAGCAACCGGTCACCTGTACCCGCTGCAACGGCACGGGCGAGCTGCGGCGCAGCCACCAGTCGATCTTCGGGCAGATGGTCAACGTCAGCATGTGCGACCGCTGCCGGGGCGAGGGCAACATCATCCAGGATCCGTGCGTCGAGTGCCGTGGGCAGGGCGTGGTGCGGGCGACGCGCACGCTGCGGGTGAGCATCCCGGCCGGCATCGACGACAACTCGCAGATCCGGCTGGCCGGCGAGGGTGAGCCGGGGCCAGCGGGCGGCCCGGCCGGCAACCTCTACCTGCTGATCCACGTCCAGCCCCACCGCTACTTCCACCGCCAGGGCAACGAGCTGCTGGTCGAGCTGCCGATCAACGTCGCGCAGGCGGCGCTCGGCGACGAGCTGGAGATCGAGTCGCTCGACGGACCGGTGCCGATCAAGGTGCCGGCCGGCACCCAGAACGGGCGGACGATCCGGGTGCGGGGCAAAGGTGTGCCGTATCTCCGCGAACAGACGCGCGGCGACCTGCTGGTGCGGTTGAAGGTCTCGATCCCGACCGAGCTGTCGGCGCAGCAGCGCGACCTGTTCAAGAAGCTCGCGGAGACGTTCGACAGCAAGGTCACGCCGCAGGAAAACAAGGGATTCTTCGACAAGGTCAAGGATCTACTGGGCTAG
- a CDS encoding SAM-dependent chlorinase/fluorinase, giving the protein MTRPIFLLTDFGTRDTYVGVVKAVMLGIAPDATLVDLTHEIPPRDVRAGAFALLTAIEYLPADAVVMAVVDPGVGSARRPIAVQVRDQTFVAPDNGLLSWILQDLAGPSSDRSRAERLRIVELDSPEFWRSPLSATFHARDLFGPVAAHLARGVPLDTVGSPAEPIVELLFPSPQLTRAPGGQIVKAEGTVVHVDHFGNLITTLGLADLPRRPSVVIGDEIVEGLSPHYQVAEAGQLVALIGSTGLLEIAVPNGSASKTLGLGIGAGVTATSNHDQAGRDAPRPPTA; this is encoded by the coding sequence ATGACCCGACCGATCTTCCTCCTGACCGATTTCGGCACACGAGACACCTACGTCGGCGTGGTCAAAGCCGTCATGCTCGGCATCGCGCCGGACGCCACGCTGGTGGATCTCACCCACGAGATCCCGCCGCGGGACGTGCGGGCCGGCGCGTTCGCGCTGCTGACGGCCATCGAGTATCTCCCTGCTGACGCGGTCGTCATGGCCGTGGTCGATCCGGGCGTCGGGTCGGCCCGACGGCCCATCGCCGTGCAGGTGCGAGACCAGACATTCGTCGCTCCGGACAACGGGCTGCTCTCCTGGATCTTGCAGGATCTGGCCGGCCCGTCGTCCGACCGATCGCGCGCCGAGCGGCTGCGGATCGTCGAGCTGGACAGCCCCGAGTTCTGGCGCTCACCCCTCAGCGCGACCTTTCATGCCCGCGACCTGTTCGGGCCGGTGGCGGCGCACCTGGCGCGCGGCGTCCCATTGGATACAGTCGGATCGCCAGCCGAGCCAATCGTGGAGCTGCTGTTCCCGTCACCGCAGCTGACCCGTGCGCCCGGCGGCCAGATCGTCAAGGCCGAGGGGACGGTCGTCCACGTCGACCACTTCGGGAACCTGATCACCACGCTCGGGCTGGCCGACCTGCCGCGCCGACCGTCCGTCGTCATCGGCGACGAGATCGTCGAAGGTCTGTCGCCGCACTATCAAGTGGCCGAGGCCGGCCAGCTTGTTGCGCTGATCGGCAGCACTGGCCTGCTCGAGATCGCCGTGCCGAACGGAAGCGCCAGCAAGACGCTCGGTCTCGGCATCGGTGCTGGGGTCACCGCCACCTCAAACCACGACCAGGCCGGCCGTGACGCGCCGCGGCCACCCACTGCCTGA
- a CDS encoding nucleotide exchange factor GrpE, whose translation MSTDPNTTDSGAPDTAPQDALAAAEAKIAQLEQELADARERADRYHSNWQRSAADFQNWKRRTDQEKADLSKQAEGAMALELLRVIDDFERAFQVLPSDFRTFTWIEGVYMIGQKLFALMQARGLAPIDALGQEFDPYHHEAVLRDEGAEGSDTLVVVQELQRGYTFQERVLRPTMVKVGPPAAATASAPNGEPADPNGEPAEGGETSGTDDAPVAS comes from the coding sequence ATGTCCACTGACCCGAACACGACCGACAGCGGTGCGCCTGACACGGCCCCGCAGGACGCCCTGGCCGCCGCTGAGGCGAAGATCGCCCAGCTCGAGCAGGAGCTGGCCGACGCCCGCGAGCGGGCCGACCGCTACCACTCGAACTGGCAGCGCTCCGCCGCCGACTTCCAGAACTGGAAGCGGCGCACCGACCAGGAGAAAGCCGACCTGAGCAAGCAGGCCGAGGGCGCGATGGCCCTGGAGCTGCTCCGCGTCATCGACGACTTCGAGCGGGCGTTCCAGGTGCTGCCCAGCGACTTCCGCACGTTCACCTGGATCGAGGGCGTCTACATGATCGGGCAGAAGCTGTTCGCGCTGATGCAGGCGCGCGGCCTGGCTCCGATCGACGCGCTCGGCCAGGAGTTCGACCCGTACCACCATGAGGCGGTCCTGCGCGACGAGGGCGCGGAGGGCAGCGACACGCTCGTGGTCGTGCAGGAGCTGCAGCGCGGGTACACCTTCCAGGAGCGCGTGTTGCGCCCCACGATGGTCAAGGTCGGGCCGCCGGCGGCGGCCACCGCATCCGCTCCGAATGGTGAGCCTGCCGATCCGAATGGTGAGCCTGCCGAAGGCGGCGAAACATCGGGAACCGACGACGCCCCTGTGGCATCATAA
- the mtaB gene encoding tRNA (N(6)-L-threonylcarbamoyladenosine(37)-C(2))-methylthiotransferase MtaB, protein MLTDQPTTPRPPARTAALHSVGCKVNQGELRQWSVSLARVGVKLVDPGEPADLAIVNTCSVTVDGDKGSRKAIRQAARANPDGYLVVTGCYASVDAGAVASIDGVDLVVGNESKDGIVRELAAAGLVPSMPDVGDAAPDGDTWTHRSERPGWVTLMPALERRGRAFVKVQDGCNSHCTYCIVPLARGPQRSRPVQAIVDEVNLLYRLGYREAVLTGVQIGAYGSDWDRATRRVHQGSGPSLTTLVERVLTETPMPRIRISSIQPQDWPPGFLDLWSDPRMCRHLHLPLQSGSDTVLKRMVRRYRTADFRALVARVRAVLPDVAITADLMVGFPGETAAEHADSLTFVREMAFAEQHVFRYSPRPGTAATRLPDDVPPAIKRQRSDEARALDATLRTAYRSRFLGRTLPVLWEELAPAPLRDGEPALWTGLTDNYLKVYARDTTGALHDGQITPVRLGALAEGGIFGTLAPTADMVVAAHRSAAAARSR, encoded by the coding sequence ATGCTGACCGACCAGCCGACCACCCCGCGTCCGCCGGCGCGCACAGCCGCCTTGCACTCGGTCGGGTGCAAGGTGAACCAGGGCGAGCTGCGCCAGTGGAGCGTCAGCCTTGCCCGAGTCGGCGTCAAGCTGGTCGATCCTGGTGAGCCGGCCGACCTCGCCATCGTCAACACCTGCAGCGTCACGGTGGACGGCGACAAGGGCTCCCGGAAGGCGATCCGGCAGGCTGCTCGTGCCAACCCTGACGGCTACCTCGTGGTCACGGGGTGCTACGCCTCGGTTGACGCCGGGGCCGTCGCCAGCATCGACGGCGTCGACCTTGTCGTCGGCAACGAGAGCAAGGACGGCATCGTCCGGGAGCTGGCGGCGGCGGGTCTCGTGCCGTCCATGCCGGACGTAGGGGACGCCGCGCCCGATGGAGACACCTGGACGCACCGCTCCGAGCGGCCCGGCTGGGTGACGCTCATGCCAGCCCTGGAGCGGCGGGGCCGGGCGTTCGTCAAGGTGCAGGACGGCTGCAACAGCCACTGTACGTACTGCATCGTGCCGCTGGCGCGCGGCCCACAGCGCAGCCGGCCGGTTCAGGCCATCGTCGACGAGGTCAACCTGCTCTACCGGCTGGGATACCGCGAGGCGGTGCTGACGGGCGTGCAGATCGGCGCGTACGGCTCGGACTGGGACCGCGCGACACGACGGGTCCACCAGGGCAGCGGCCCCTCGCTGACCACGCTGGTCGAGCGGGTGCTGACCGAGACCCCGATGCCCCGCATCCGCATCTCGTCGATCCAGCCGCAGGACTGGCCGCCCGGCTTCCTCGATCTCTGGAGCGACCCACGGATGTGCCGGCATCTGCACCTGCCCCTTCAGAGCGGGTCGGACACGGTCCTCAAGCGGATGGTCCGGCGGTACAGGACGGCGGACTTCCGTGCGCTGGTTGCGCGGGTTCGGGCGGTCCTGCCCGACGTCGCCATCACGGCCGACCTGATGGTTGGCTTCCCTGGTGAGACGGCTGCCGAGCACGCTGACAGCCTCACCTTCGTGCGGGAGATGGCGTTCGCGGAGCAGCACGTCTTTCGCTACTCGCCGCGCCCGGGCACAGCCGCCACCCGCCTGCCGGACGATGTGCCGCCGGCCATCAAGCGGCAGCGCAGCGACGAAGCCCGGGCGCTCGACGCGACGCTTCGCACGGCCTATCGATCTCGGTTCCTGGGTCGGACGCTGCCCGTGCTGTGGGAGGAGCTTGCGCCCGCACCGCTCCGAGACGGTGAGCCGGCGCTCTGGACCGGCCTGACGGACAATTACTTGAAGGTCTACGCGCGCGACACGACGGGAGCACTGCACGACGGGCAGATCACCCCGGTCCGCCTGGGCGCACTGGCCGAAGGCGGCATCTTCGGCACGCTCGCCCCGACTGCCGACATGGTCGTCGCGGCGCATCGCAGCGCGGCTGCAGCCCGCTCACGCTAG
- the prmA gene encoding 50S ribosomal protein L11 methyltransferase: MPESWLELSSVSEPEAADAVAEVFGRWGRGVAIDQPVLQSPDQDGGWIDPNRNVVVKTYIPLDEEAEEKRRLLEEAAWHLGRLRHVEPLQVKVIAEEDWATSWKRFFFPHRVGKRLVIVPSWRRRAREPQDLVIRLDPGMAFGTGLHPTTRMCLAALEDLVQPDDNVFDFGCGSAILSIAAALLGAKRIEAIDVDAIAVEVAQENARRNKVARKIRIRKGTVEPGVPVPGAPFDAIAANISTFILKNASAGLRDAIRPGGQAVLSGILATAADDVRATYEAAGWEYVETRGEGDWIAMIVRRPAAS; the protein is encoded by the coding sequence ATGCCTGAAAGCTGGTTAGAGTTGAGCAGCGTCTCCGAGCCGGAGGCCGCGGACGCCGTTGCCGAGGTCTTCGGGCGGTGGGGACGGGGTGTCGCCATCGATCAACCGGTGCTGCAATCGCCAGATCAGGACGGCGGCTGGATCGACCCGAATCGCAACGTGGTCGTCAAGACGTACATCCCCCTGGACGAAGAGGCCGAGGAGAAGCGACGGCTGCTCGAAGAGGCGGCGTGGCACCTCGGGCGGCTCCGGCATGTCGAGCCGCTCCAGGTCAAGGTGATCGCCGAAGAGGACTGGGCGACATCCTGGAAGCGCTTCTTCTTCCCGCATCGCGTGGGGAAGCGACTGGTGATCGTGCCGTCCTGGCGACGACGCGCCCGCGAGCCGCAGGATCTGGTGATCCGCCTCGACCCGGGGATGGCGTTCGGGACCGGCCTGCATCCGACGACCCGGATGTGCCTCGCGGCGCTCGAAGACCTCGTCCAGCCCGACGACAACGTCTTCGACTTCGGGTGCGGCTCGGCCATTCTCTCGATAGCGGCGGCCCTCCTGGGCGCGAAGAGGATCGAGGCGATTGACGTGGACGCCATCGCCGTCGAGGTGGCGCAGGAGAACGCCCGACGGAACAAGGTGGCTCGGAAGATCCGGATCCGCAAGGGGACCGTCGAGCCGGGTGTGCCGGTCCCGGGCGCCCCGTTCGACGCAATCGCCGCGAACATCAGCACGTTCATCCTCAAGAACGCCTCAGCGGGCCTGCGCGACGCCATCAGGCCGGGCGGTCAGGCGGTGCTTTCGGGCATCCTGGCCACCGCGGCAGATGATGTGCGGGCTACCTACGAAGCAGCCGGGTGGGAGTACGTCGAGACGCGCGGCGAGGGCGACTGGATCGCCATGATCGTTCGACGACCGGCAGCGAGCTAG